A single region of the Dunckerocampus dactyliophorus isolate RoL2022-P2 chromosome 3, RoL_Ddac_1.1, whole genome shotgun sequence genome encodes:
- the nkpd1 gene encoding NTPase KAP family P-loop domain-containing protein 1 isoform X5, with amino-acid sequence MSVWTSARPWPLPHGRLSSFKSSTKIVVEGPHHWRSKRICCCPLWFLVLLSLMVPIIILIFLLTFELPKHVGKPAAKVNGTTSQVSVLEGLVIASFGVPAANALRFVFLLGKNLIFNEELNIKRGLDNERVSSKLGFMSEVRKEMWFLSRFVEFMEVFESRRIRVVLRITNLDRCSPRKIVAVLDAINILLSDEESPFISVLAVDPEIIIQKVNFADGCFCKEDRAYALLNRIVTLAFTVPPLCDDSKLSIFHNLASSSKNLEDRNMSKDKYQTGGLKRTSLSDISGVEVLSGTKEAYPLINKAVALHVTEADIEHWVKRTLESNERKLSKYILDDAMSMRRVINSIRVTVIIMGVLKTELPQPDLIAAWVVLANQWPCRLSWIIQCVEDALQRAEIDHNEAVADHSKDLWNVFSESRAELYVMRAQIEDLLDQDGDPEMFERFLKVDFQFTIEDLKAFNVVTVNLNHSLKKELAQIRGTSRLKDSGWMRAFAPLPITSIINMDSEDICKELEKMEYPRKYSDIVKSNRISGSALVFGDPEDVKKLLNMTFGEWTTFRLRFLGLPQHLQLQPKNVHHPHKQLARPPLQDTHPHLATSTI; translated from the exons atgtCTGTGTGGACCTCCGCTCGTCCGTGGCCGCTGCCTCACGGCCGTCTTTCGTCATTCAAGTCTTCAaccaag ATAGTGGTGGAGGGTCCTCATCATTGGAGGTCCAAAAGGATTTGTTGCTGCCCTCTGTGGTTTCTCGTCCTGCTCAGTCTCATGGTACCAATCATCATTCTGATATTCCTGTTGACCTTTGAGCTTCCCAAGCATGTGGGAAAACCAGCTGCAAAAGTTAATGGTACAACAAGCCAAGTCAGTGTGCTGGAAGGCCTGGTCATCGCTTCATTTGGAGTCCCAGCCGCCAACGCTCTGAGGTTCGTCTTCCTGTTGGGCAAGAACCTCATCTTCAACGAGGAACTCAACATCAAGAGGGGCTTGGACAACGAGCGGGTCAGCAGCAAGCTGGGCTTCATGAGCGAAGTGAGGAAGGAGATGTGGTTCCTCTCTCGCTTTGTCGAGTTCATGGAGGTGTTTGAGAGCAGAAGAATCAGGGTGGTCCTCAGGATCACAAATCTAGACCGCTGCTCCCCACGAAAAATTGTAGCCGTTTTAGATGCTATCAATATTTTACTGTCAGATGAGGAGAGTCCATTTATTTCAGTTCTGGCCGTAGACCCAGAAATTATCATACAGAAGGTCAACTTTGCAGATGGCTGCTTCTGCAAAGAAGACCGAGCTTATGCGTTGTTAAACCGCATTGTCACTCTGGCCTTCACGGTCCCACCGCTTTGTGATGATTCAAAGCTCAGTATATTTCACAACTTGGCCAGCAGTTCAAAAAACCTTGAGGACAGAAACATGAGCAAAGATAAATATCAAACTGGAGGCTTAAAAAGAACCTCCTTATCAGATATATCAGGAGTGGAGGTCTTATCGGGAACAAAAGAGGCATATCCACTGATCAACAAAGCTGTTGCACTCCATGTAACTGAGGCAGACATAGAACATTGGGTCAAAAGGACCCTTGAGAGCAATGAAAGAAAGTTAAGTAAGTACATCTTAGATGACGCTATGTCCATGAGGAGAGTGATCAACTCCATTCGAGTGACTGTCATCATCATGGGGGTCTTAAAGACGGAGCTCCCTCAACCGGACCTCATAGCAGCCTGGGTGGTCCTGGCCAATCAGTGGCCCTGCCGACTCAGCTGGATCATCCAGTGCGTGGAAGATGCTCTACAGAGAGCCGAAATCGATCATAACGAGGCTGTTGCAGACCACTCCAAAGACCTATGGAATGTTTTCAGCGAGTCCAGAGCCGAGCTTTATGTGATGCGGGCCCAGATTGAAGACCTCCTTGATCAGGATGGAGACCCTGAAATGTTTGAGAGATTCCTCAAGGTGGATTTCCAGTTCACCATAGAGGATTTGAAGGCATTCAACGTAGTCACGGTGAACCTGAATCACTCATTGAAGAAAGAATTGGCTCAGATTCGAGGAACGTCTAGGCTGAAAGATTCTGGTTGGATGAGGGCCTTTGCTCCTTTGCCAATCACTTCTATTATCAATATGGACTCAGAAGATATATGTAAAGAG CTGGAGAAGATGGAATATCCCAGAAAGTATTCAGATATTGTAAAAAGTAATCGCATCAGTGGCTCAGCGCTGGTATTTGGTGACCCAGAAGACGTCAAAAAATTGCTCAATATGACCTTTGGTGAATGGACGACTTTCAGACTTCGATTCCTGGGGTTGCCACAACATCTTCAACTGCAACCCAAGAATGTACATCATCCTCACAAGCAGTTGGCAAGACCTCCCCTACAAGACACACATCCCCATTTGGCGACAAGCACTATTTAA